A genomic segment from Paraburkholderia hayleyella encodes:
- the odhB gene encoding 2-oxoglutarate dehydrogenase complex dihydrolipoyllysine-residue succinyltransferase: protein MAIVEVKVPQLSESVSEATMLQWKKKPGEAVAQDEILIEIETDKVVLEVPAPAAGVLAQVVRNDGDTVVADEVIARIDTEGTAGAAAVEAEVKPAPQAAAAPAAAAPVAGASTAASPAATKLMAEKNLAATDVAGTGRDGRITKGDVLGTGQAAAPAAKPAPAAASALAAKTARPALPDVKAPASAEVWLKDRPEQRVPMSRLRARIAERLLESQQTNAILTTFNEVNMAPVMELRGKYKDKFEKEHGVKLGFMSFFVKAAVHALKKFPLVNASIDGNDIVYHGYFDIGIAVGSPRGLVVPILRNADQLSLAEIEKKIAEFGQKAKDGKLSIEEMTGGTFSISNGGVFGSMLSTPIINPPQSAILGVHATKERAVVENGQIVIRPMNYLALSYDHRIIDGREAVLSLVAMKDALEDPARLLLDL, encoded by the coding sequence ATGGCTATCGTTGAAGTCAAGGTCCCCCAACTGTCCGAATCGGTTTCGGAAGCCACCATGTTGCAGTGGAAGAAGAAGCCGGGCGAGGCTGTAGCGCAGGACGAAATTCTCATCGAAATCGAAACTGACAAGGTTGTGCTGGAAGTGCCTGCACCTGCCGCAGGCGTACTGGCGCAGGTTGTCAGAAACGATGGCGATACCGTGGTCGCCGATGAAGTGATCGCGCGCATCGATACCGAAGGCACAGCGGGTGCGGCTGCAGTCGAGGCTGAAGTCAAGCCTGCTCCGCAAGCGGCTGCGGCCCCAGCGGCGGCCGCTCCCGTGGCGGGCGCCAGTACCGCGGCCTCACCGGCTGCGACCAAGCTGATGGCGGAAAAAAACCTCGCCGCCACCGATGTGGCCGGCACAGGCCGCGATGGACGCATTACCAAGGGCGATGTGCTCGGCACGGGCCAGGCGGCGGCTCCCGCAGCCAAACCCGCCCCGGCTGCGGCTTCCGCTTTGGCAGCAAAAACCGCCCGGCCTGCGCTGCCCGACGTCAAGGCTCCGGCTTCAGCCGAAGTCTGGCTGAAAGATCGTCCGGAACAACGCGTGCCGATGTCACGTCTGCGCGCCCGGATTGCAGAGCGCCTGCTCGAATCGCAACAGACCAACGCCATTCTCACGACATTCAATGAAGTGAACATGGCGCCCGTGATGGAGCTACGTGGCAAATACAAAGACAAGTTCGAGAAAGAACACGGCGTGAAACTCGGCTTCATGTCGTTCTTCGTTAAGGCCGCGGTCCACGCGCTGAAAAAATTCCCGCTGGTGAACGCCTCGATCGACGGCAACGACATCGTGTATCACGGTTACTTCGATATCGGCATCGCAGTGGGTTCGCCACGTGGCCTGGTGGTGCCGATCCTGCGCAATGCCGATCAACTGAGCCTCGCCGAGATCGAAAAGAAAATCGCTGAATTCGGTCAGAAGGCGAAGGATGGCAAGCTGTCGATCGAAGAAATGACCGGTGGCACCTTCTCGATCTCCAATGGTGGTGTGTTCGGTTCGATGCTGTCGACGCCGATCATCAACCCACCGCAGTCGGCCATTCTGGGCGTGCATGCCACGAAAGAGCGCGCCGTGGTCGAAAATGGCCAGATCGTGATTCGTCCGATGAACTATCTTGCGCTGTCGTATGACCACCGGATCATCGACGGCCGCGAAGCGGTGCTGTCGCTGGTGGCCATGAAAGATGCGCTGGAAGATCCAGCCCGTCTTCTGCTCGACCTGTAA
- a CDS encoding 2-oxoglutarate dehydrogenase E1 component — protein MMKQFQLNSYLFGGNAPYVEELYEAYLDNPASVPDTWRGYFDALQNVPATDGSNVNDVAHGPIVESFAQRAKANAFIPRAASGGEDLETARKQVYVQSLIGAYRFLGSQWANLDPLKRRERPAIPELEPAFYDFSEADLDQTFNASNLYFGFEQASLRDIVKALRDTYCGTIGAEYMYLSDPEQKRWWKERLESIRSTPNFTADKKKHILKRLTAAEGLERFLHTKYVGQKRFSLEGSESFIASMDEVVRHAGANGVQEIVIGMAHRGRLNVLVNTLGKMPADLFAEFEGKHVDDLPAGDVKYHKGFSSDVSTEGGPVHLSLAFNPSHLEIVNPVVEGSAKARMDRRGDDHGMQVLPVQIHGDAAFAGQGVVMETLNLAQTRGYGTFGTLHIVINNQIGFTTSDPRDARSTLYCSDVVKMIEAPVLHVNGDDPEAVVLATQLAIDFRMQFHKDVVVDIVCFRKLGHNEQDTPAVTQPLMYKTIAKHPGTRALYAEKLVQQGVIGPDDAEAYVKAYRKIMDEGHQTVDPVLSNYKSKYAVDWVPFLNRKWTDAADTAVPLAELKRLAERITTIPENFKVHPLVERVINDRRAMGRGEAKLDWGMGEHLAFASLVASGYPVRLTGQDSGRGTFTHRHAVLHDQNRERWNDGTYVPLQNIAEGQATFTVIDSVLSEEAVLGFEYGYSTAEPNTFVAWEAQFGDFVNGAQVVIDQFISSGEVKWGRASGLTMLLPHGYEGQGPEHSSARIERFLQLCAEHNMQVVQPTTPAQIFHLLRRQMIRLFRKPLIVATPKSLLRHKEAVSDLSELAKGSFQPVIGEVDATIEPKKVKRVVVCSGRVYYDLVAHRREAQATDVAIFRIEQLYPFAHKQFEAELKKYDHATEVVWVQDEPQNQGPWFYIEHHLKEGMKDGQKLAYSGRPASASPAVGYYAKHYEQQKALIEGAFGRLKSASIAK, from the coding sequence ATGATGAAGCAATTCCAGCTGAACTCCTATTTGTTCGGCGGCAATGCGCCGTACGTCGAAGAACTGTACGAAGCGTATCTCGACAACCCGGCCTCGGTGCCGGATACCTGGCGCGGCTATTTCGATGCGTTGCAAAACGTTCCTGCCACCGATGGCAGCAACGTCAACGATGTCGCGCACGGCCCTATTGTCGAATCGTTTGCCCAGCGGGCCAAAGCCAACGCCTTTATCCCTCGCGCGGCAAGCGGTGGTGAAGACCTTGAAACGGCTCGCAAACAGGTTTACGTCCAGTCACTCATCGGTGCCTATCGCTTCCTCGGCTCGCAGTGGGCTAATCTCGATCCGCTGAAGCGCCGCGAGCGCCCGGCCATTCCCGAGCTTGAACCTGCGTTCTACGACTTCTCCGAAGCCGATCTGGACCAGACCTTCAACGCCAGCAATCTCTACTTCGGTTTCGAACAAGCCTCGTTGCGCGATATCGTCAAGGCGTTGCGCGACACGTATTGCGGCACGATCGGTGCCGAGTACATGTACTTGAGCGATCCCGAGCAAAAGCGCTGGTGGAAAGAGCGGCTCGAATCCATCCGCTCCACGCCGAATTTCACGGCAGACAAGAAAAAACACATCCTGAAGCGGCTCACCGCAGCCGAAGGCCTCGAACGCTTTTTGCACACCAAATATGTGGGTCAGAAGCGCTTCTCGCTCGAAGGTAGCGAAAGCTTTATCGCGTCGATGGATGAGGTGGTGCGCCATGCCGGCGCCAACGGTGTTCAGGAAATTGTCATAGGCATGGCCCACCGCGGCCGCCTGAACGTGCTGGTCAATACCCTCGGCAAAATGCCTGCGGATCTCTTCGCTGAGTTCGAAGGCAAGCACGTCGACGATCTGCCCGCGGGTGACGTCAAGTACCACAAGGGGTTCTCGTCGGATGTATCGACCGAAGGCGGTCCGGTTCACTTGTCGCTGGCTTTCAATCCGTCGCACCTCGAAATCGTCAATCCGGTGGTGGAAGGCTCCGCCAAAGCCCGGATGGACCGTCGCGGCGACGACCACGGCATGCAAGTGTTGCCGGTGCAAATTCACGGCGATGCAGCATTCGCGGGCCAGGGCGTCGTGATGGAAACGCTCAATCTTGCGCAAACCCGGGGTTACGGCACATTTGGCACGTTGCATATCGTCATCAACAACCAGATCGGCTTTACCACTTCCGACCCGCGCGATGCACGCTCGACGCTCTATTGCTCGGACGTCGTCAAGATGATCGAAGCGCCGGTGTTGCACGTGAATGGCGATGATCCGGAAGCCGTCGTTTTGGCGACCCAGCTCGCGATTGATTTCCGCATGCAGTTTCACAAGGATGTCGTGGTCGATATCGTTTGCTTCCGCAAGCTGGGCCACAATGAGCAAGACACCCCGGCGGTCACGCAGCCGCTCATGTACAAGACAATTGCCAAGCATCCGGGCACTCGCGCGCTCTACGCGGAAAAACTGGTGCAGCAAGGCGTGATTGGCCCGGACGATGCGGAAGCCTATGTCAAGGCTTATCGCAAGATCATGGACGAAGGCCATCAGACGGTCGATCCCGTGCTCTCGAACTACAAGAGCAAATACGCGGTGGACTGGGTGCCGTTCCTGAACCGCAAGTGGACCGATGCCGCCGATACGGCCGTGCCGCTCGCCGAACTCAAGCGTCTGGCCGAGCGCATCACCACCATTCCTGAAAACTTCAAGGTGCATCCGTTAGTTGAGCGCGTCATCAATGACCGTCGCGCCATGGGACGGGGTGAAGCCAAGCTCGACTGGGGCATGGGCGAGCACCTGGCGTTTGCCTCGCTGGTGGCTTCGGGTTATCCCGTGCGCCTGACTGGCCAGGATTCGGGGCGTGGCACGTTCACGCACCGTCATGCGGTCTTGCACGATCAAAACCGCGAGCGCTGGAACGATGGCACTTATGTGCCGTTGCAAAACATCGCTGAAGGGCAGGCGACGTTCACCGTGATCGACTCGGTGTTGTCGGAAGAAGCCGTGCTGGGTTTTGAGTACGGTTATTCAACCGCCGAGCCTAATACTTTCGTGGCCTGGGAAGCGCAGTTCGGTGATTTCGTGAATGGCGCGCAGGTGGTGATCGACCAGTTCATCTCATCGGGTGAGGTGAAGTGGGGCCGGGCTTCAGGCCTGACGATGCTGCTGCCGCATGGCTATGAAGGGCAGGGCCCGGAGCATTCATCGGCGCGTATCGAACGTTTCTTGCAACTGTGCGCCGAGCACAACATGCAAGTGGTTCAGCCGACCACCCCGGCGCAGATTTTCCATCTGCTGCGGCGCCAGATGATTCGCCTGTTCCGCAAGCCGCTGATCGTGGCCACGCCGAAATCGCTGCTGCGTCACAAGGAAGCCGTGTCTGACCTGTCCGAACTGGCCAAGGGTTCGTTCCAGCCCGTCATCGGTGAGGTGGATGCCACGATCGAGCCGAAAAAGGTCAAGCGCGTGGTGGTGTGTTCGGGTCGCGTTTACTACGATCTGGTGGCCCATCGCCGCGAAGCGCAAGCAACCGACGTCGCCATTTTCCGTATCGAGCAGCTCTATCCGTTTGCGCACAAGCAGTTCGAGGCAGAGCTAAAAAAATACGATCACGCGACCGAAGTCGTCTGGGTGCAAGACGAGCCGCAAAACCAGGGGCCCTGGTTCTACATCGAGCACCACCTGAAAGAAGGCATGAAAGATGGGCAGAAGCTGGCCTATAGCGGCCGTCCGGCTTCCGCGTCACCTGCGGTGGGCTACTACGCGAAGCACTATGAACAGCAAAAAGCACTGATCGAAGGTGCGTTTGGCCGCCTCAAGAGCGCGTCGATTGCTAAATAA
- the lpdA gene encoding dihydrolipoyl dehydrogenase, whose product MSKEFDVVVIGAGPGGYIAAIRAAQLGKTVACIEKWRNPAGALKLGGTCLNVGCIPSKALLASSEEFENASHHLADHGISVADVKLDVTKMLARKDSIVEKMTKGIEFLFRKNKITWLKGHGKFTGKTAAGVQIEVSGEDGTEVVTAKNVIIATGSKARHLPSIPVDNTIVADNEGALSFTAVPKKLAVIGAGVIGLELGSVWRRLGAEVTVLEALPEFLGAADQALAKEAAKQFKKQGLEIHLGVKIGEVKTSATGVSIAYTDKDGKAQTLAADRLIVSVGRVPNTDNLGLDAIGLKTNERGFIDVDDHCATSVPNVYAIGDVVRGPMLAHKAEDEGVLVAEVIDGQKPHIDYNCIPWVIYTEPEIAWVGKTEQQLKAEGREIKTGQFPFMANGRALGINKAEGFVKMIADAKTDELLGVHIISANASDLIAEAVVAMEFKAASEDIGRICHPHPSLSEVMREAALAVDKRALNM is encoded by the coding sequence ATGTCCAAAGAATTTGATGTTGTCGTGATTGGCGCCGGTCCTGGCGGCTATATCGCGGCGATTCGCGCAGCACAACTCGGCAAGACGGTTGCCTGTATCGAAAAATGGCGTAACCCGGCGGGCGCACTGAAGCTGGGCGGCACCTGTCTGAATGTCGGCTGTATTCCATCGAAGGCGTTGCTGGCTTCGTCGGAAGAGTTTGAAAATGCTTCTCACCATCTGGCCGATCACGGTATTTCGGTGGCCGACGTCAAGCTGGATGTGACAAAGATGCTGGCCCGTAAAGACAGCATCGTCGAAAAAATGACGAAGGGGATCGAGTTCCTGTTTCGCAAGAACAAGATCACCTGGCTTAAGGGTCATGGCAAGTTCACCGGAAAAACGGCTGCAGGCGTGCAGATCGAAGTCAGCGGTGAGGACGGGACCGAAGTCGTGACGGCGAAAAACGTGATCATTGCGACCGGTTCGAAGGCACGCCATTTGCCGTCGATTCCCGTCGACAACACGATCGTGGCGGATAACGAGGGCGCTTTAAGCTTCACCGCCGTGCCGAAAAAACTCGCGGTGATTGGCGCGGGCGTGATTGGCCTTGAGCTGGGATCGGTGTGGCGTCGTCTGGGCGCCGAGGTGACCGTGCTGGAAGCGCTACCCGAATTTCTCGGCGCAGCCGACCAGGCGCTGGCCAAGGAAGCCGCCAAGCAGTTCAAGAAGCAGGGCCTTGAGATTCATCTGGGCGTGAAGATCGGTGAAGTGAAAACGAGTGCCACGGGGGTTTCGATCGCCTACACCGACAAGGACGGCAAGGCCCAGACACTCGCGGCCGACCGCCTGATCGTCTCGGTTGGCCGTGTGCCGAATACCGATAACCTTGGTCTTGACGCGATCGGCCTGAAAACGAACGAACGTGGTTTTATCGATGTCGATGACCATTGCGCGACGAGCGTGCCGAACGTTTACGCGATTGGCGACGTGGTGCGTGGTCCGATGCTGGCGCACAAGGCCGAAGATGAAGGCGTACTGGTGGCGGAAGTGATTGACGGCCAGAAACCGCATATCGACTACAACTGCATTCCATGGGTGATTTACACCGAGCCGGAAATTGCATGGGTGGGCAAAACGGAGCAGCAACTGAAGGCGGAAGGCCGTGAGATCAAAACGGGCCAGTTTCCGTTCATGGCGAATGGCCGCGCGTTGGGGATCAACAAGGCCGAAGGCTTTGTCAAGATGATTGCCGATGCGAAAACGGATGAGTTACTCGGCGTGCATATCATTTCGGCCAATGCTTCGGACCTGATCGCGGAAGCCGTGGTGGCGATGGAGTTCAAGGCCGCGTCGGAAGATATTGGGCGTATCTGCCACCCGCATCCGTCGTTATCCGAAGTCATGCGTGAGGCCGCGCTTGCGGTGGACAAGCGCGCGCTGAACATGTAG
- a CDS encoding DUF2147 domain-containing protein, producing MRQFTQRASTRLAQAMKRMALASVLLAHAAGSFAQNTSPVGIWQTIDDHTGQPKALVQIAQDGDGMLSGRVIKGLGANNQPERRCTACTDARKDQLILGMTIINGMKKENEGGWDEGRILDPENGKIYKCKMHLEDGGQKLVVRGYIGVSLLGRSQTWIRQP from the coding sequence ATGAGGCAATTTACCCAACGCGCAAGTACGCGGCTCGCCCAGGCCATGAAACGCATGGCGCTGGCAAGCGTGCTGCTTGCACATGCTGCCGGCTCCTTCGCGCAAAACACGAGCCCGGTTGGCATCTGGCAAACCATCGACGACCATACCGGCCAACCCAAGGCACTCGTGCAAATTGCGCAGGATGGCGATGGCATGCTCAGCGGCCGGGTGATCAAGGGTTTGGGCGCAAACAACCAGCCGGAGCGGCGTTGCACAGCATGTACCGATGCACGCAAGGATCAGTTGATTCTCGGCATGACGATCATCAACGGCATGAAGAAAGAAAACGAGGGCGGATGGGATGAGGGCCGGATTCTCGACCCCGAGAACGGCAAAATCTACAAATGCAAAATGCATCTGGAAGACGGCGGGCAAAAGCTGGTGGTGCGAGGCTATATCGGCGTGTCATTGCTCGGACGCTCGCAAACATGGATTCGCCAGCCATGA
- the zapE gene encoding cell division protein ZapE: protein MNVTEYYESELKKRGYQSDPAQRAMVERLQQCYEEWVAYKARRSNVFKKLILHPELPRGIYMWGGVGRGKSFLMDSFFAVVPVQRKTRLHFHEFMREVHRQLEELKGQADPLDELAKRIARRYRLICFDEFHVSDIADAMILYRLLDRLFTNGVQFVMTSNYAPDTLYPDGLHRDRLLPAIELLKSKLDVVNVDAGVDYRRLTLAQVAVYHTPLGAAADKALRSAFSRLAAVPDESPILHIEQRELKALRRADGVVWFDFATLCGGPRSQNDYLELASRFHAVILSGVPQMTPRMASEARRFTWLIDVFYDHKIKLLMSAAVAADQLYLEGPMANEFSRTVSRIVEMQSKEYLDAPRRLVDTSLT, encoded by the coding sequence ATGAACGTCACCGAATACTACGAAAGCGAGCTGAAAAAACGCGGATACCAGTCCGACCCGGCGCAACGGGCGATGGTTGAACGGTTGCAGCAGTGCTATGAGGAATGGGTCGCTTACAAGGCTCGCCGCTCGAACGTTTTTAAAAAACTCATTTTGCATCCTGAGTTACCACGTGGCATTTACATGTGGGGGGGCGTGGGGCGCGGCAAGAGCTTTCTGATGGACAGTTTTTTTGCAGTGGTGCCGGTACAACGCAAGACACGCCTGCATTTTCATGAATTCATGCGCGAAGTACACCGGCAACTCGAGGAACTGAAAGGCCAGGCCGATCCACTCGATGAACTCGCAAAACGCATCGCACGGCGTTACCGGCTGATTTGTTTCGACGAGTTTCACGTTTCGGACATCGCGGATGCGATGATCCTTTACCGTCTGCTGGACCGGCTGTTTACGAATGGCGTGCAGTTCGTGATGACGTCCAATTACGCACCCGACACGCTTTACCCCGATGGCTTGCACCGCGACCGCCTGCTGCCCGCCATCGAGCTGCTCAAGTCAAAGCTCGACGTGGTCAATGTGGATGCCGGTGTGGATTATCGGCGCCTGACCCTGGCGCAAGTGGCGGTGTACCACACGCCATTGGGGGCGGCGGCCGACAAGGCGCTGCGCAGCGCGTTTTCGCGTCTGGCGGCCGTGCCGGATGAGAGTCCCATCCTGCATATCGAGCAGCGCGAACTGAAAGCGCTGCGGCGTGCCGATGGTGTGGTTTGGTTCGATTTCGCCACGTTGTGCGGTGGCCCGCGTTCACAGAACGATTATCTTGAGCTGGCGAGCCGCTTTCACGCCGTGATTTTGTCGGGCGTGCCGCAGATGACGCCACGGATGGCCTCCGAAGCGCGCCGTTTTACGTGGTTGATCGATGTTTTCTATGATCACAAGATCAAATTGCTGATGTCGGCTGCGGTTGCGGCCGATCAACTGTATCTGGAAGGGCCGATGGCCAATGAATTTAGCCGCACGGTGTCACGTATTGTGGAAATGCAGTCAAAAGAGTATCTCGATGCGCCGCGTCGTCTGGTGGATACCTCGTTAACTTAA
- a CDS encoding transposase produces the protein MLFDKGEILMTPHRDITDEEWQRVAPLLPELRPRSELRGRPLANTRSVLNGVLWVMYSGATWSAMPRKYPSYQTCHRRFKAWHETGVLKRVTDQLFGEASEALCSTMQARMRNHQQEAKPVTTEVEHTVPAAPATGYAPQPNTPAVFGYGNSFKYAA, from the coding sequence ATGCTTTTTGACAAAGGAGAAATCTTAATGACACCCCATCGTGATATTACCGACGAAGAATGGCAACGCGTAGCTCCACTGCTTCCGGAGCTACGTCCCCGTTCTGAACTGCGTGGTCGTCCTCTGGCCAATACCCGCTCTGTACTCAATGGCGTGCTTTGGGTGATGTACAGCGGTGCAACCTGGTCTGCGATGCCGCGCAAGTACCCGTCGTATCAGACATGCCACCGTCGTTTTAAGGCATGGCACGAAACCGGTGTCCTGAAACGCGTGACGGATCAGCTGTTCGGCGAAGCGAGCGAAGCGCTTTGCAGCACGATGCAAGCACGTATGCGGAATCATCAACAGGAAGCAAAACCCGTTACAACCGAGGTCGAGCATACCGTTCCAGCGGCTCCTGCTACCGGATACGCGCCGCAGCCCAATACTCCTGCTGTGTTTGGTTACGGCAATTCTTTTAAATATGCAGCATGA
- a CDS encoding ShlB/FhaC/HecB family hemolysin secretion/activation protein, whose amino-acid sequence MKLGYKTWAVLLAMTAASTVQAQTRPAVSGNPLDALPQLKAPARGPNVTVQVQPQAAPLQELLARHLTPSRVQIEGVNSIPFNDVAQRFTSIVGKDITVGELIELANGVTRLYQEHGYALSFAFVPAQTFENGIVRITVVEGYVAEVTVTGKPGATEARIRSIAEHIRADRPLRRATFERYINTLGLLPGVKVAATVAPPQNTDGAATLELKVERKSFDVSAGVDFNHPGVQGLLTATENGLTSLGEQLSISALVPKGRDNQTYLAVRAAVPIGSNGLTAKIDATHYRGNPVDNPGLPSYVQRTVINDKIIGSLSYPILLSNTRSLLGTVSGYASHDEDRYQNQINGAQIGLSSQIRVLQLQTDYTSAQTGQVQRASLNLAKAFNILGASKAGSSNIPGAVTINPASLTFVRTGASFSQTNEWPLKLGTAIALTGQYSPDSLPTSEQIAFGAQRFAQGYQPGEASGDSGWAASFELNRPFAPGFTYLRTITPYVSFDMARVYLHAGTPSPSRLASIALGFRISDAKYYNLDLSVAKPLADAPVESPSRSPRVNATFSYQLN is encoded by the coding sequence ATGAAACTCGGGTATAAAACATGGGCTGTATTACTGGCAATGACCGCTGCCAGTACCGTGCAAGCACAGACACGTCCCGCGGTTAGCGGCAATCCACTCGATGCGCTACCGCAACTCAAGGCTCCAGCAAGAGGACCAAACGTCACGGTGCAGGTACAACCCCAGGCAGCCCCCCTCCAGGAACTGCTCGCACGTCATCTGACACCCTCGCGCGTTCAGATTGAAGGGGTGAATTCGATCCCGTTCAATGACGTCGCCCAACGCTTCACTTCGATTGTCGGAAAAGACATCACCGTGGGTGAGCTCATCGAGCTGGCCAATGGCGTCACGCGCCTTTATCAGGAACACGGGTATGCGCTTTCGTTCGCCTTCGTGCCCGCACAGACATTTGAAAACGGCATCGTGCGTATCACCGTGGTAGAGGGTTACGTCGCGGAGGTGACGGTCACCGGCAAGCCCGGTGCGACCGAAGCGCGCATTCGTTCGATTGCCGAGCACATCCGCGCTGACCGCCCGCTGCGGCGTGCAACCTTCGAACGCTACATCAATACGCTTGGGCTGTTGCCTGGCGTCAAGGTGGCCGCCACCGTCGCTCCGCCGCAAAACACGGATGGCGCGGCCACGCTTGAACTCAAGGTTGAGCGCAAATCATTCGACGTCAGCGCGGGCGTGGACTTCAACCATCCCGGCGTTCAGGGCCTGCTCACGGCCACCGAAAATGGCCTGACGTCGCTTGGCGAACAGCTCAGTATTTCAGCCCTGGTGCCGAAGGGTCGTGACAATCAAACCTATCTGGCCGTTCGCGCGGCCGTGCCGATTGGCAGCAACGGACTAACGGCCAAAATCGATGCCACCCACTATCGCGGCAATCCTGTCGATAACCCCGGCCTGCCCAGCTATGTTCAGCGCACGGTCATCAACGACAAGATCATCGGCTCGCTCTCTTATCCCATCTTGCTGAGCAATACCCGCAGTCTGCTAGGCACCGTCAGCGGTTACGCCTCACATGACGAAGACCGCTATCAGAACCAGATCAATGGCGCACAGATCGGCCTGAGTTCGCAGATCCGTGTCCTGCAGTTGCAAACCGATTACACCAGCGCGCAAACCGGTCAGGTGCAGCGTGCCAGCCTGAATCTGGCAAAGGCGTTCAATATTCTCGGCGCCTCCAAAGCGGGCAGTTCGAATATTCCTGGCGCGGTTACCATCAACCCAGCCTCCCTGACCTTCGTGCGCACCGGTGCGAGTTTCTCGCAAACCAACGAGTGGCCGCTGAAACTGGGCACCGCTATCGCCTTGACCGGGCAGTACAGCCCGGATTCACTTCCTACGTCGGAGCAGATTGCTTTTGGTGCGCAACGTTTCGCCCAAGGCTATCAGCCAGGGGAGGCATCGGGTGATTCAGGCTGGGCGGCCTCTTTCGAACTCAACCGGCCATTCGCGCCTGGATTCACCTATCTGCGCACGATCACGCCCTATGTCTCGTTCGATATGGCACGCGTGTATTTACATGCAGGGACACCCTCACCCTCAAGGCTGGCCTCTATCGCGCTTGGTTTCCGGATTTCAGATGCGAAGTACTACAACCTGGACCTGTCGGTGGCCAAGCCCCTGGCTGATGCGCCAGTGGAAAGCCCATCGCGCAGCCCACGTGTCAATGCCACGTTTTCCTATCAGTTGAACTAG